A window of Diabrotica virgifera virgifera chromosome 9, PGI_DIABVI_V3a contains these coding sequences:
- the LOC126891356 gene encoding uncharacterized protein LOC126891356 yields MLILPYQYVGGSEFVLFILLFQLPRSQEEWKDVSEKFASKWNFPHTLGAIDGKHVRIVKPEQSGSNYYNYKKSFSVVLFAIVDANYEIMNVHTGTNGRVADPTVFRQTKFYELMTQGKLNLPSPTTLPSSTKATPFVFLGDSAFAISTKIMKPYPHNLATYEQKVFNYRLSRARRVVQNVFGILASRFRFYHTALNVSLDSVDAIVLASCVLHNFFVRNSGRYINQQSLIRQSIEEGSIVPGESSGNELTPLQGRNQPWGTSAREVRETFKNYFL; encoded by the coding sequence ATGCTAATTTTACCGTATCAGTATGTAGGAGGTTCAGAGTTCGTATTGTTTATTCTTTTGTTTCAGTTGCCGAGAAGTCAGGAGGAATGGAAAGACGTCAGTGAAAAGTTTGCCTCTAAGTGGAATTTTCCTCATACGCTTGGTGCAATTGACGGTAAACATGTGAGAATAGTTAAGCCTGAGCAAAGCGGGTCTAACTATTATAACTACAAAAAATCTTTCAGTGTGGTATTGTTCGCTATAGTCGATGCCAATTATGAAATCATGAACGTTCACACTGGCACTAATGGACGAGTGGCGGATCCCACAGTTTTCCGGCAAACCAAGTTCTACGAGCTGATGACTCAAGGAAAATTAAATCTTCCCTCACCCACCACGCTACCTAGTTCAACGAAAGCTACCCCTTTTGTGTTCTTAGGGGACTCTGCATTTGCTATCTCGACAAAGATAATGAAACCATATCCTCATAATCTGGCTACTTATGAACAGAAAGTATTTAATTACAGGCTTTCCCGAGCTAGAAGAGTGGTACAGAATGTGTTCGGGATTTTGGCATCTCGATTCAGATTTTACCACACCGCTTTGAACGTGTCACTGGATAGTGTCGACGCTATTGTGCTAGCAAGTTGTGTCCTTCACAACTTCTTTGTACGGAATAGTGGTCGCTATATCAATCAGCAAAGTTTGATTCGTCAAAGTATTGAAGAAGGGTCTATAGTGCCTGGAGAATCGTCAGGTAATGAACTGACGCCATTACAAGGACGTAATCAGCCATGGGGTACCAGTGCACGTGAAGTACGAGAGACGTTTAAAAACTATTTTCTATAA